CTTGACAGGGACACGTCGGGTCTGGCGATGGTCACGAAGTTTTCCAGGATGCACTTCGTTTCGAAATTCGATTTACCCGGGTACACGTAGAGAACTTGGGCGTTTTCGTTTACCAGCCAACCCAATCTGCCGATCTACATTGGAGGATGATCGTTTTGGATATTTTTCGTCATTTTTCTTTGCCGATGTAGAAGATACGAGGCTACGATACTTGAATCTTTTGCAGAGCTTCGAAATGCTTTCGAGCTGTGCATCTGAGATGACAGGGAAAGCTCATCGACGGCAAGTGGATCACGAGGTGTGGGTAACGAGTTATGCAGTCCCACCGTTTCGTGGTACAGTTGGACCTgaagaataaaaatcattGACGTAAAAACAACGTAGAGTTTGTGATCGTAGGGGAATAATGTAGACAACCATCTCATGAGTCCTCTGCAGAAAGTGGAGAACCCGTAGGTCTCGATGTCTCTGAATCTCTCCAGATTCTCGAAATCGTCCCTACGCCTGGGCATCATCGTGCAGACGTCCGCGCAATAGTTACCTTCCCAATCTTTCATTCTACGTCTCATCAACCTCAAATCCCTCTCCCTTAATACTCGGTCAACAAGATCGAAGAAGTCGCCCCACTTGCCGATCTCCTCAGATTTTCCGACGTAGTCTACTCTGAAGGGCTTCAACGGAAGGTCGAAAGAATCCGAAGGGACCTTTAACAGGTTTCCACAGTGCCGGAAGACGATCGGTTTGCTTCTCGATTCGCATTTGCCCCGCGCGAGTTTTCGCTCGCTACACGACAAGGGGACGGATTCCGTATCGCTGATGCAGGAGCAGAGTTCATCGAGGCTGCTCGTGTTTGTTCGAAATGTTTTCGATCGGTTGAGAAATCGGCAAGCCGTGTAAGCGATTTTTAAGGAAAGTATACCTGCTGAAGTCATCACTCGACGAGCTCACGATCACGCGGACGATACAGTACTCGGCAGCTTTTTTCGTAGTGCATACTTTACATTTGTCGTTACTGGTGATACGTTTGTTTAGCTCTTCGTTGAGTCTTTCTTGAATGACGTCGAGGAAGCGCTGAAGCTGCTCTTCCGTGTAGCTTTTGGATTTGAATAAGTCCCAGAATGAGCTGTTCAAATCTGAAGAGTCTTCCGAACAGTCGCAGTCGGTAAGTAATTCAGAGTTTCTTGTAGTAGCTACGTCTTGATTTGGATTATCGATCATTTTTCTTGCAGTCGCTTCGATACACCGGTACAATCGCTTGTCGTCCGGATGTACATTTCGCAGAGCTCGAGAAAGTGACAATTTTTGCTGCGAATTCATTCCACTCCAATCGTGTGGGCCCACCTCTGCAGAACCTGTTCTCTTTTGCGACGGaggtaaacatattttttccaTGCTGAGATAATCTTATAATTTGGAGCGCTTCCTTGTTccctaaaattttttatagacGCATCTTAAATCCTTGTATATTATAATGCAGAATTTATCCTTAGCTATTTTTTTAGAGAGGTTATAAACCAATTTTGATGGAAATCGTAAACGAACTGAAGTTCATCTCTTAGCGAGCACAACAATGAAGCGagtcatttctttttttccgatTCGTAAAAGCGAATCTATACCTGCGCAAATCGCACTCTGACGTCTTTGGATCGGGCGTCCGCATATACTCTTATTGTTGAACATGCAAATCGAGtgaaaaatagagaaaaaaaggttGGCGTCAGCGATTCCGAGTGTTCTACACATAAATCTAACCCACTGGCCGGCGCAAATTACACAATCTCAAAGTCACTTGTGTTGGAAACAGGTTTGCCTCGAGGATCTCATACGGATCGGAAAAACTCTGCCGGCGATCATTATAAAAGAGTCCGAATGCAGTGGCGATCGATCTAATCGGCGCGAAGCTGTCGAATCGTGTAGGCATACCGAGAGCAGCCGAGAACAATGTCGAAGTACGGAGTTTACCTGACTGTGTTGGCGGTCTTGTTGATGGTCGGTGTAACTCAAGCGcaagagaagaaagaggagATCGGGGACCATTATCCCAAGGCGTGGCTTGAAATAGACTTCAAACCGATCGTGGACAACGACAGGCTCTTCAAGAAGTACAAGGAGTGCTTGCTAGCGGATAAGCTCTCTGGATGCCCTCGAGACGTAACTCAATTCAAGAGTAAGTgctcgcgcgtgtatatgtGTGGCGTTTATCGGATGGGGATCGATTGCGAGTGTATCGTGTTTGTATACGCTTTGTAGAGGGCTAAGATGCCTCTTTGTAGACTTTCGATAAAGGGTGGATATGGTTAACATTAATGACGAATTTTCTCCTT
The sequence above is drawn from the Nasonia vitripennis strain AsymCx chromosome 4, Nvit_psr_1.1, whole genome shotgun sequence genome and encodes:
- the LOC100113725 gene encoding putative odorant-binding protein A10, translated to MSKYGVYLTVLAVLLMVGVTQAQEKKEEIGDHYPKAWLEIDFKPIVDNDRLFKKYKECLLADKLSGCPRDVTQFKKLIPEIIETECAKCLPEHIAKFKEGLEYICQKRRADYEEVRKIRDPSGALRRKFEEKFGSINC